The following proteins are co-located in the Rheinheimera salexigens genome:
- a CDS encoding histidine kinase — MNETSLQLLSQQIHDARKPLNRISMQAELIKLVLENDLDKAKAITAVEQIIRSCQDCSKQLQLMLTEKAVG, encoded by the coding sequence ATGAATGAGACAAGTCTACAGCTACTTTCCCAACAAATTCATGATGCCCGTAAACCGTTAAATCGTATTTCTATGCAAGCTGAATTGATCAAGCTGGTATTAGAAAATGATTTAGACAAAGCAAAAGCGATCACTGCGGTTGAGCAAATTATTCGTTCTTGCCAAGATTGCAGTAAACAATTACAGCTTATGCTGACAGAAAAAGCAGTGGGTTAA
- a CDS encoding response regulator: MPLSQQAKPITILMADDDEDDRLLTQDALTESRVLNSLYCVKDGVELLEYLRKQGKYANGEPCPRPSLILLDLNMPRMDGREALENIKSDPELRSIPIVILTTSKQEEDMLRGYNLGAASYITKPVDFAGLVDLMRTLGRYWVEFVELPSSDHD; encoded by the coding sequence ATGCCACTGAGTCAACAAGCAAAACCGATCACTATTTTAATGGCCGACGATGATGAAGATGATCGCCTACTCACCCAAGATGCGTTAACCGAAAGCCGTGTTTTAAACTCGTTATATTGTGTTAAAGATGGCGTAGAATTATTAGAGTACCTAAGAAAACAAGGTAAATATGCCAACGGTGAGCCTTGTCCAAGACCCAGCCTAATTTTGCTTGATCTTAATATGCCGAGAATGGATGGCAGAGAAGCTTTAGAAAATATTAAGAGCGATCCTGAATTACGCAGTATTCCTATTGTTATTTTAACCACATCTAAGCAAGAGGAAGACATGTTGCGCGGATATAATTTAGGCGCAGCTTCTTATATTACCAAACCGGTAGATTTTGCTGGTTTAGTTGATTTAATGCGAACCTTAGGCCGATACTGGGTCGAGTTTGTTGAGTTACCTAGTTCAGATCATGACTGA
- a CDS encoding sensor histidine kinase — MTKSTFLTKQRGIWLLIIVLISSIIGFNVYLAFNTVKNLAAIQISLANTGNIILRLDDLHISLVAAESGQRGYLLTNDEVYLAPYKSALDKVQAQIEDIKVLESEVPKQQQRIEKITQLAQAKVIELQQHVDLVKNDKSAVSIMALKAASGASLYQQLRQLFSEINIEEKVYRAALLQSLARNRTEASVTFVISGITSGMLVIILLLISWRSNRKEQQYLELLEQQNEQLANKVEERTQELNLYAEELSRSNRELEDFAFVASHDLQEPLRKIQAFGDRLESSYSSALEERGLDYLKRMRNAANRMSTLISDLLEFSRVGTRGRDFTATDLNQVFAHVLDDLEIAINECHATIDIAPLPTIQADNSQFQQLMLNLLSNAIKFRQVDQTPHIVIKIQDYTASEAQLALSEHWYELTISDNGIGFSQDYAEKIFTPFQRLHGRSEYKGTGIGLAVCRRIVERHRGKISAISETGKGATFSIIIPADATPFGVIGE; from the coding sequence GTGACTAAATCAACCTTCTTAACTAAGCAGCGCGGAATTTGGTTGCTAATTATTGTTCTGATATCCAGTATTATTGGTTTTAATGTTTACCTGGCATTTAACACCGTCAAAAATTTAGCGGCAATTCAAATCAGCCTAGCTAATACCGGTAATATTATTTTACGTTTGGATGATTTACATATCTCTTTGGTTGCCGCGGAATCTGGTCAGCGCGGCTATTTATTAACCAATGACGAAGTGTATTTGGCGCCTTATAAAAGTGCTTTAGATAAAGTACAGGCACAAATTGAAGATATTAAAGTTTTAGAATCAGAAGTACCTAAACAACAACAACGCATAGAAAAAATTACCCAACTTGCCCAAGCAAAAGTAATAGAACTGCAACAGCATGTAGATTTAGTTAAAAATGATAAGTCAGCAGTGTCAATAATGGCTTTAAAAGCGGCTTCAGGTGCCAGTTTATATCAGCAACTAAGACAATTATTTAGCGAAATAAATATCGAAGAGAAAGTATATCGCGCCGCTTTATTGCAAAGCTTAGCCCGAAATAGAACCGAGGCATCAGTAACCTTTGTTATTTCCGGTATTACCAGTGGCATGTTAGTGATTATTTTACTGTTGATTTCATGGCGAAGTAACCGCAAAGAGCAACAGTATTTAGAATTACTTGAACAGCAAAATGAACAGTTAGCGAATAAAGTAGAGGAACGCACTCAAGAGCTAAATTTATATGCCGAAGAGTTAAGTCGGAGTAATCGCGAACTAGAAGACTTTGCTTTTGTGGCCTCACATGATTTACAAGAGCCGCTGCGTAAAATTCAAGCGTTTGGCGATAGGCTTGAATCATCTTACTCGAGTGCATTAGAAGAACGCGGTTTAGATTATTTAAAGCGCATGCGCAATGCCGCCAACCGAATGTCGACCCTAATTTCAGACCTGTTAGAGTTTTCACGGGTAGGTACTCGAGGCCGTGATTTTACTGCAACCGATTTAAATCAGGTATTTGCCCATGTGTTGGACGACTTAGAAATTGCAATTAATGAATGTCATGCAACCATAGATATTGCCCCGTTACCCACGATTCAAGCCGATAATAGCCAGTTTCAGCAACTGATGTTAAATTTATTATCTAATGCTATTAAGTTTAGACAAGTAGATCAAACACCACATATTGTGATAAAGATACAAGACTATACAGCTAGTGAAGCGCAATTAGCGCTTAGCGAGCACTGGTACGAATTAACCATTAGTGATAATGGCATTGGCTTTTCGCAAGATTATGCAGAGAAAATATTCACCCCTTTTCAACGATTACATGGTCGCTCTGAATATAAAGGCACCGGTATTGGTTTAGCAGTGTGTCGGCGCATTGTAGAGCGGCACCGAGGTAAAATTAGTGCGATTAGTGAGACAGGTAAAGGAGCAACCTTTAGCATCATAATTCCAGCAGACGCGACACCCTTTGGTGTAATAGGAGAATAA
- a CDS encoding sigma-54-dependent transcriptional regulator produces MLSILLVDDDHEFTNVTSHIMEFLGHTVDVAYDLKQAHEWLEHHTFDHILLDFMLPDGSGLHLMDRLKQLPVMPKVTFITGHPSVKSVVAELCGPKVDYLIKPIQREDLERVLSGVKTKVAEPAADMPTLHFGCLVGESAPMKQLYSMIERVSKTPANVMLMGESGVGKEVVAEAIHTASAVKGPLVATNCGGLSKELIGSELFGHEKGSFTGAIAQKVGVFEQAQHGTLFLDEVTEMPIDMQPTLLRVLETKNVIRVGGTREVSVNCRVVSATNRSLQQIAEQHILREDIYFRLAVFPIEIPPLRQRSTDIALLANYFLQQFNSENNTRYKLTANQIKRLEDYDWPGNVRELRHSIHRAVIMSDSNSTTLVLPEAFTSPFSFKKDNQRGLTAGKTIEEVEKELIYVTLKRVDGNKTLAAEMLGISTKTLYNRLNAYGGLGEFS; encoded by the coding sequence TTGTTATCAATTTTATTAGTCGATGATGATCATGAATTTACTAATGTTACCAGCCATATTATGGAGTTTCTTGGCCATACAGTAGATGTTGCCTATGATTTAAAGCAGGCACATGAATGGCTAGAACATCATACTTTTGATCATATTTTACTTGATTTTATGTTGCCAGACGGCAGTGGCCTGCATTTAATGGATCGGTTAAAGCAACTACCCGTTATGCCAAAAGTTACCTTTATCACGGGGCATCCGTCGGTTAAATCTGTGGTGGCAGAATTATGTGGCCCTAAAGTGGACTATTTAATTAAGCCCATACAGCGTGAAGATTTAGAGCGGGTATTAAGTGGCGTTAAAACAAAGGTTGCTGAACCTGCTGCAGATATGCCCACTTTACATTTTGGCTGTTTAGTTGGTGAGTCAGCACCGATGAAACAGTTATATAGCATGATTGAACGAGTGTCTAAAACGCCGGCTAACGTGATGCTAATGGGCGAAAGCGGTGTGGGTAAAGAGGTGGTTGCAGAAGCCATACATACCGCAAGTGCCGTTAAAGGGCCTTTAGTGGCTACTAACTGCGGTGGTTTATCTAAAGAATTAATTGGTAGCGAGTTATTTGGTCATGAAAAAGGCTCGTTTACAGGCGCGATAGCGCAAAAAGTGGGTGTATTTGAACAAGCGCAACATGGCACCTTATTTTTAGATGAAGTGACAGAGATGCCCATTGATATGCAGCCAACCTTGCTACGGGTATTAGAGACTAAAAATGTGATTCGGGTAGGGGGAACACGTGAAGTTTCAGTTAATTGTCGCGTAGTCTCCGCCACCAACCGCTCACTACAGCAAATTGCCGAGCAACATATATTACGTGAAGATATTTACTTTCGTTTGGCTGTATTTCCGATTGAAATCCCGCCATTACGGCAAAGAAGCACTGATATTGCTTTATTAGCGAACTATTTTTTGCAGCAATTTAATAGCGAAAATAATACACGTTATAAATTAACCGCAAACCAAATAAAACGCTTAGAAGATTATGATTGGCCAGGTAATGTTCGTGAATTACGCCATTCCATTCACCGTGCCGTGATTATGAGTGATAGTAACTCGACTACTTTAGTGTTGCCAGAGGCGTTTACGTCACCGTTTTCGTTTAAAAAAGATAATCAACGCGGTTTAACGGCCGGTAAAACTATTGAAGAAGTAGAAAAAGAACTGATTTATGTCACGTTAAAAAGAGTTGATGGCAATAAAACCTTAGCTGCAGAAATGCTGGGTATAAGTACTAAAACATTATATAACCGGCTCAATGCTTATGGTGGTTTAGGCGAGTTTAGTTAA
- a CDS encoding response regulator, with translation MTELNYPPQQAHILLVEDDEDDYVLTRGHLEDLSSLSCQLTWVKNPEDGLAHLLQGTYDVCLLDYQLGAETGLSLLQRAIIAGVSTPIIMLTGQADKQLDLEALEYGAADFLVKSELNETRFARAIRYALSRRQYEVERMNRLRLEADNRSKDRFLAHLSHEIRTPLSSILGYTELLLETEFAQKAAPELNIILNNGQHLLSLLNDVLDLSKITANKLELRPESFYLADLITDVYTLLELTAIDKGLTLHFKALNALPRQVWLDGTRLKQILINIIHNAIKFTDLGSITVEIWLEKQKLYFRIADTGIGIPAAKIKEIFAPFMQIEDMVKRKAGGAGLGLAIAAELIQRMDGSIDVTSNEAKGSTFTFCIAPGDISKSKRVQFDFTVPAAHRNYNAGRPNLSGRVLIVDDLAELRKLAGHWVQATGAEVEFAADGANAIEKVQRNIQQGKHYQLILMDLHMPVVDGRNAVQAIRKLGYQWPIAALTAATGKELKQELLALGFTDLILKPINKPQLYKVLANHLAVLNNRSAYDAAKPRRFLVVEDDVEAAQLMQLFLQHEQVEVQLAHSAAECLTILAQDQNFSMLLLDLGLPDSAGLSLASELKQRYPNLALAIVSGIEPAAAELAALGINHMLLKPVRRQDLVALVIAASTLESE, from the coding sequence ATGACTGAGTTAAATTATCCGCCACAACAGGCACATATATTATTAGTTGAAGATGATGAAGATGACTATGTTTTAACTCGGGGTCATCTTGAGGACTTAAGCTCATTATCATGCCAACTAACCTGGGTGAAAAATCCAGAAGACGGCCTAGCGCATCTACTACAAGGTACTTATGATGTTTGTCTATTAGACTACCAGTTAGGCGCCGAAACCGGACTGTCGCTGTTACAGCGCGCTATCATAGCGGGTGTATCGACGCCGATAATAATGTTAACTGGTCAAGCCGATAAACAATTAGATTTAGAAGCTTTAGAATATGGTGCCGCTGACTTTTTAGTGAAAAGTGAACTAAACGAAACCCGTTTTGCCCGAGCTATTCGCTATGCCTTAAGTCGTCGCCAATATGAAGTAGAGCGGATGAACCGATTACGCTTAGAGGCAGATAATCGTTCTAAAGATCGCTTTTTAGCTCACCTTAGTCATGAAATACGCACACCTTTATCGTCAATTTTAGGCTATACCGAATTATTATTAGAGACTGAGTTTGCCCAAAAAGCCGCGCCAGAGTTAAATATTATCCTTAATAATGGCCAACATCTTTTAAGTTTATTAAATGATGTTTTAGATTTATCAAAAATTACCGCAAACAAGCTTGAATTGCGACCGGAATCGTTTTATTTGGCCGATTTAATAACAGATGTGTATACGTTATTAGAGCTAACAGCAATCGATAAAGGGTTAACTTTACACTTTAAAGCCTTAAATGCGTTACCAAGACAAGTCTGGTTAGATGGCACCCGCTTAAAACAAATTTTAATTAATATTATTCATAACGCCATAAAGTTTACCGACTTAGGCTCAATTACGGTGGAAATTTGGTTAGAAAAGCAAAAGCTATATTTTAGGATTGCTGATACCGGCATAGGTATTCCAGCCGCCAAAATTAAAGAAATATTCGCACCTTTTATGCAAATAGAAGATATGGTTAAGCGTAAAGCCGGTGGGGCAGGTTTAGGTTTAGCTATAGCTGCTGAGTTAATACAACGTATGGATGGCAGTATAGATGTGACATCGAATGAAGCTAAAGGTAGTACTTTTACTTTTTGTATTGCACCAGGTGATATTAGCAAAAGTAAGCGAGTGCAATTCGACTTTACAGTTCCGGCGGCTCATCGCAACTATAATGCTGGACGACCAAATTTAAGCGGCCGAGTATTAATTGTTGACGATTTAGCAGAGTTGCGCAAATTAGCCGGACACTGGGTGCAAGCAACCGGAGCCGAAGTTGAGTTTGCTGCCGACGGCGCGAATGCCATTGAAAAAGTGCAGCGTAATATACAGCAAGGCAAACATTATCAACTAATTTTAATGGACTTGCATATGCCGGTAGTCGATGGTCGAAATGCAGTGCAAGCGATACGGAAATTAGGTTATCAATGGCCTATTGCCGCATTAACAGCGGCAACCGGTAAAGAGTTAAAGCAAGAGTTATTAGCGTTAGGTTTTACCGATCTCATATTAAAACCGATTAATAAACCGCAGTTATATAAAGTGTTAGCCAATCATTTAGCGGTTTTAAACAACCGTTCCGCTTATGATGCCGCTAAACCTAGGCGTTTTTTGGTGGTAGAGGATGATGTTGAAGCTGCTCAATTAATGCAATTGTTTTTACAGCATGAGCAGGTAGAAGTGCAGTTAGCGCATAGTGCTGCCGAATGTTTAACTATACTGGCGCAAGATCAGAATTTTTCTATGTTGTTATTAGATTTAGGCTTGCCAGACAGTGCAGGCTTATCGTTAGCTAGCGAGCTAAAGCAGCGCTACCCGAATTTAGCGTTGGCCATTGTCAGCGGTATAGAGCCAGCTGCGGCTGAATTGGCAGCATTAGGTATTAACCACATGCTATTAAAGCCGGTAAGACGGCAAGATTTAGTCGCCTTAGTAATAGCCGCTTCAACACTGGAAAGTGAATAG
- the guaA gene encoding glutamine-hydrolyzing GMP synthase, with product MNTNIHHHRILILDFGSQYTQLIARRVREIGVYCELWAWDVSAEQIKQFNPTGIILSGGPESVHAADSPRAPEYVFTAGVPVFGICYGMQTMAEQLGGKVLGSDLREFGYAQVEVIAKNELFANIEDHISANGNAQLDVWMSHGDKVIEIPEGFSTCATTTTCPHAAIVDPVRNFYGVQFHPEVTHTRQGQRMLQHFVVDICGCEQLWTPATIIEDAVERLKQQIGDDEVILGLSGGVDSSVTAMLLHRAIGKNLHCVFVDNGLLRLNEGQQVMDMFGDHFGLNIVKVDAEQRFLDALAGQTDPEQKRKTIGRVFVEVFDEQSQKLANAQWLAQGTIYPDVIESAGSATGKAHVIKSHHNVGGLPEHMKLGLVEPLRELFKDEVRKIGLELGLPYDMLYRHPFPGPGLGVRVLGEIKKEYCDILRRADAIFIEELHKADLYNKVSQAFVVFLPVRSVGVMGDARKYDWVVSLRAVETIDFMTAHWAHLPYEFLGKVSNRIINEINGISRVVYDISGKPPATIEWE from the coding sequence ATGAACACAAATATTCATCATCATCGTATTTTAATCCTAGATTTTGGTTCGCAATATACTCAATTAATAGCTCGTCGCGTACGGGAAATTGGCGTGTATTGTGAATTATGGGCTTGGGATGTCAGTGCTGAGCAAATTAAGCAATTTAATCCAACCGGTATTATTTTATCAGGTGGCCCTGAAAGCGTGCACGCTGCAGACTCGCCACGCGCGCCAGAATATGTGTTTACAGCAGGCGTGCCAGTATTTGGTATTTGCTACGGCATGCAAACCATGGCCGAGCAGCTTGGTGGTAAAGTATTAGGCTCTGATCTGCGTGAATTTGGTTATGCTCAGGTTGAAGTTATTGCTAAGAATGAACTGTTTGCCAATATTGAAGACCATATTAGTGCTAATGGTAATGCCCAGTTAGATGTCTGGATGAGTCATGGCGATAAAGTCATTGAAATCCCAGAAGGTTTCAGCACTTGTGCTACCACAACAACCTGCCCACATGCCGCTATCGTAGACCCAGTGCGTAATTTTTATGGTGTACAGTTTCACCCAGAAGTCACCCATACCCGCCAAGGCCAACGTATGTTGCAGCACTTTGTGGTGGATATTTGTGGCTGTGAGCAACTGTGGACTCCTGCCACCATCATTGAAGATGCGGTAGAGCGTCTAAAGCAGCAAATTGGTGATGACGAAGTTATTTTAGGTTTATCAGGCGGTGTTGATAGTTCGGTAACGGCGATGTTGTTACATCGTGCTATTGGTAAAAACTTACACTGTGTGTTTGTCGATAATGGTTTGTTGCGCTTAAACGAAGGCCAACAAGTGATGGATATGTTTGGTGATCACTTTGGCTTAAATATCGTTAAAGTTGATGCTGAGCAGCGCTTTTTAGATGCGCTTGCTGGCCAGACAGATCCAGAGCAAAAACGTAAAACCATCGGCCGAGTTTTTGTCGAAGTGTTTGACGAGCAATCGCAAAAGTTAGCCAATGCTCAGTGGTTAGCCCAAGGCACGATTTACCCAGACGTTATTGAGTCTGCCGGTTCAGCTACCGGTAAAGCCCATGTTATTAAGTCGCACCATAATGTGGGGGGCTTACCTGAGCATATGAAGCTTGGTTTAGTCGAGCCACTGCGTGAATTATTTAAAGATGAAGTGCGTAAAATCGGCTTAGAATTAGGCCTACCTTACGACATGCTTTATCGTCATCCGTTCCCAGGCCCAGGTTTAGGTGTACGGGTATTAGGTGAAATCAAAAAAGAATATTGTGATATTTTGCGTCGTGCCGATGCCATCTTTATTGAAGAGCTGCATAAAGCCGATTTATACAATAAAGTCAGCCAAGCCTTTGTAGTATTTTTACCGGTTAGATCAGTAGGTGTAATGGGTGATGCGCGTAAATATGATTGGGTTGTGTCATTGCGAGCAGTAGAAACCATTGATTTTATGACCGCGCATTGGGCGCATTTACCTTATGAATTTTTAGGTAAAGTATCCAACCGGATTATTAATGAAATAAATGGTATCTCCCGTGTAGTTTACGATATTAGCGGTAAACCTCCCGCCACTATTGAGTGGGAATAG